The following coding sequences are from one Musa acuminata AAA Group cultivar baxijiao chromosome BXJ1-6, Cavendish_Baxijiao_AAA, whole genome shotgun sequence window:
- the LOC135675392 gene encoding RNA-binding protein involved in heterochromatin assembly dri1-like yields the protein MSRWPGDWNCWSCHHHNFSWRDSCQQCGNLRSSSGDPSYAALGGVRGGSSFVFSVLNHVRPGDWYCSCGAHNFASRSSCHSCRTSKDIDHKETPGSQGVAYGGGGWKSGDWLCTRSGCNQHNFASRRECYRCKTPKGCGK from the exons ATGAGCAGGTGGCCAGGAGACTGGAACTGCTGGTCGTGCCACCACCACAACTTCAGCTGGCGAGACTCGTGCCAGCAATGTGGCAACCTGAGGTCGTCCAGTGGCGACCCCTCCTACGCCGCCCTCGGAGGTGTCCGTGGAGGGTCCTCATTCGTCTTCAGCGTCTTGAATCACGTCCGGCCTGGAGACTGGTACTGCTCCTGCGGCGCTCATAACTTCGCCAGCCGATCCAGCTGCCACTCTTGTCGTACCTCCAAGGACATTGACCACAAGGAAACGCCTGGCTCACAAGGTGTCGCCTACGGTGGCGGCGGTTGGAAGTCCGGGGACTGGTTATGCACCAG GTCGGGCTGCAATCAGCACAACTTCGCTAGCAGAAGGGAATGTTATCGATGCAAGACACCCAAGGGATGCGGTAAATGA
- the LOC135675792 gene encoding glyoxylase I 4-like, whose translation MHDPRQVAPPVFVLDWGEEVDPYVHVYVQLASDCRSSSTSKRTSSALLSAPRFHCSQLLLVSLHLIVEKQRIREMLGAKGGALPLASLNHISIVCRSVETSLDFYQNVLGFLPIRRPGSFKFDGAWLFNYGIGIHLLQSEDPEKMPRKREINPKDNHISFQCESLALVEKKLKEMGIPYIQNRVEEGGIYVDQLFFHDPDGFMIEICNCENLPVISLSGEPIMACKRVVSFTPQQQQQQQYLPQAIHVKEEPCA comes from the exons ATGCATGATCCACGTCAGGTTGCACCACCTGTCTTCGTTTTGGATTGGGGCGAGGAAGTGGACCCCTACGTCCATGTATATGTACAGCTCGCAAGCGATTGCCGTTCTTCGTCCACCTCGAAGCGCACGTCCAGTGCGTTGCTCTCTGCTCCTCGGTTTCACTGCTCTCAGCTCCTTCTCGTCTCTCTGCATCTGATTGTCGAGAAACAGAGAATAAGGGAGATGTTGGGCGCTAAAGGTGGTGCGCTGCCGCTGGCTTCCTTGAACCATATCTCCATCGTTTGCAGATCAGTGGAGACGTCACTTGATTTCTACCAGAATGTGCTCGGCTTCCTCCCCATCCGGAGGCCCGGATCCTTCAAATTTGATGGTGCCTG GCTGTTTAACTATGGAATAGGCATCCACTTACTGCAATCTGAAGACCCCGAGAAGATGCCGAGGAAGAGGGAGATCAATCCCAAGGACAACCACATCTCCTTCCAG TGCGAGAGCTTGGCCTTGGTGGAGAAGAAGCTGAAAGAGATGGGCATACCTTACATCCAGAATCGAGTGGAGGAAGGTGGGATCTACGTGGACCAATTATTTTTCCATGACCCGGATGGCTTCATGATCGAGATCTGCAACTGCGAGAACCTCCCGGTGATCTCACTTTCCGGGGAACCCATTATGGCCTGCAAGAGAGTCGTCAGCTTCACtccgcagcaacagcagcagcaacagtatCTCCCGCAAGCCATCCATGTCAAGGAGGAGCCCTGCGCATGA
- the LOC135675391 gene encoding uncharacterized protein At1g15400-like yields the protein MARLQRSVTTFRRSGSSGMVWDENFLPGDLSRIKKKEEEGVAGFKEETMGHSKSMGSTGNMGRRSSIGGSRQVVFPAGFVSPAADPPSPDVPRCLCCGFFSQNRSANRFKPRRR from the coding sequence atGGCTAGGCTGCAAAGATCTGTAACAACGTTCAGGAGGTCAGGATCATCAGGGATGGTGTGGGATGAGAACTTCTTGCCGGGGGACCTCAGTCGGataaagaagaaagaggaggagggagtTGCAGGATTCAAGGAAGAGACGATGGGGCACTCCAAAAGCATGGGATCAACGGGAAACATGGGACGCAGAAGCAGCATCGGTGGCAGCAGGCAGGTCGTCTTCCCTGCAGGCTTTGTCTCGCCGGCCGCCGACCCGCCTTCTCCCGACGTCCCTCGTTGCCTTTGCTGTGGATTCTTCAGCCAGAACCGCTCTGCTAATCGATTCAAGCCGAGAAGGCGGTAA
- the LOC135675793 gene encoding uncharacterized protein LOC135675793 isoform X2 — MSRRAGDWNCSLCQHHNFSRRDSCQQCGHPRLCSGDFSDYAALGGGRGGSSFGVVSDVRPGDWYCSCGGHNFASRSSCHSCCAFRDDSAVGVIGGFDNSEMAGSQGITYGGGGWKSGDWLCTRSGCNHHNFASRRECYRCKAPKGCGA, encoded by the exons ATGAGCAGGCGGGCAGGAGACTGGAACTGCAGTTTATGCCAGCACCACAACTTCAGTAGGCGTGACTCCTGCCAGCAATGCGGTCACCCCAGGTTGTGCAGCGGCGACTTCTCCGACTACGCCGCCCTCGGAGGCGGTCGAGGAGGATCCTCGTTCGGCGTCGTTTCGGACGTCCGGCCCGGAGACTGGTACTGCTCATGCGGCGGCCATAACTTTGCGAGCCGATCCAGCTGCCACTCGTGTTGCGCATTCAGGGATGACTCCGCGGTTGGCGTCATCGGCGGATTCGACAACAGTGAAATGGCAGGCTCACAAGGTATCACCTACGGTGGCGGCGGCTGGAAGTCCGGGGACTGGTTGTGCACCAG GTCGGGCTGCAATCATCACAACTTCGCTAGCAGAAGGGAATGTTATCGATGCAAGGCACCAAAGGGATGCG GAGCCTAA
- the LOC103988234 gene encoding transcription initiation factor TFIID subunit 15b-like, protein MSKWPGDWNCWSCHHHNFSWRDTCQKCGNLRSSVGDFSDSTGSGSGGSSLGFTVSGHVRLGDWYCSCGGHNFASRSSCHSCGAVKHDSTIGGSDSNDMPGSQGIAYGGGGWKSGDWLCTRSGCNQHNFASRRECYRCKAPKGSGA, encoded by the exons ATGAGCAAGTGGCCAGGAGACTGGAACTGCTGGTCCTGCCACCACCACAACTTCAGCTGGCGCGATACATGCCAGAAATGTGGTAACCTGAGGTCGTCCGTCGGTGACTTCTCCGACTCCACCGGCTCCGGCAGCGGTGGATCGTCGTTGGGTTTCACCGTCTCGGGGCACGTCCGCCTCGGAGACTGGTACTGCTCATGCGGCGGTCACAACTTCGCCAGCCGATCGAGCTGCCACTCGTGTGGCGCCGTCAAGCATGACTCCACCATCGGCGGATCTGACAGCAATGACATGCCAGGCTCACAGGGTATCGCCTACGGTGGTGGAGGCTGGAAATCCGGGGACTGGTTGTGCACCAG GTCGGGCTGCAATCAGCACAACTTCGCTAGCAGGAGGGAATGTTATCGCTGCAAGGCACCTAAGGGATCCG GTGCTTAA
- the LOC135675793 gene encoding uncharacterized protein LOC135675793 isoform X1: MYKSHTDPPKEQQRQSPSPSRLISSPIPYPLLFICLTFYRSGVEKMSRRAGDWNCSLCQHHNFSRRDSCQQCGHPRLCSGDFSDYAALGGGRGGSSFGVVSDVRPGDWYCSCGGHNFASRSSCHSCCAFRDDSAVGVIGGFDNSEMAGSQGITYGGGGWKSGDWLCTRSGCNHHNFASRRECYRCKAPKGCGA, encoded by the exons ATGTATAAAAGCCACACCGATCCACCCAAAGAACAACAGCGGCAGAGCCCCTCACCGAGTCGCCTCATCTCGTCTCCTATTCCTTATCCCCTGCTCTTCATCTGTCTCACCTTTTATCGATCAG GGGTTGAGAAGATGAGCAGGCGGGCAGGAGACTGGAACTGCAGTTTATGCCAGCACCACAACTTCAGTAGGCGTGACTCCTGCCAGCAATGCGGTCACCCCAGGTTGTGCAGCGGCGACTTCTCCGACTACGCCGCCCTCGGAGGCGGTCGAGGAGGATCCTCGTTCGGCGTCGTTTCGGACGTCCGGCCCGGAGACTGGTACTGCTCATGCGGCGGCCATAACTTTGCGAGCCGATCCAGCTGCCACTCGTGTTGCGCATTCAGGGATGACTCCGCGGTTGGCGTCATCGGCGGATTCGACAACAGTGAAATGGCAGGCTCACAAGGTATCACCTACGGTGGCGGCGGCTGGAAGTCCGGGGACTGGTTGTGCACCAG GTCGGGCTGCAATCATCACAACTTCGCTAGCAGAAGGGAATGTTATCGATGCAAGGCACCAAAGGGATGCG GAGCCTAA
- the LOC135677649 gene encoding uncharacterized protein LOC135677649 codes for MSRRAGDWNCSLCQHHNFSRRDSCQQCGHPRLCSGDFSDYAGLGGGRVGSSFGAVSDVRPGDWYCSCGGHNFASRSSCHSCGAFRDESAVGVIGGFDNSEMAGSQGITYGGGGWKSGDWLCTRSGCNHHNFASRRECYRCKAPKGCGA; via the exons ATGAGCAGGCGGGCAGGAGACTGGAACTGCAGTTTATGCCAGCACCACAACTTCAGCAGGCGTGACTCCTGCCAGCAATGCGGTCACCCCAGGCTGTGCAGCGGCGACTTCTCCGACTACGCCGGCCTCGGAGGCGGTCGCGTAGGGTCCTCGTTCGGCGCCGTCTCGGACGTCCGGCCCGGAGACTGGTACTGCTCATGCGGCGGTCATAACTTTGCGAGTCGATCCAGCTGCCACTCGTGTGGCGCCTTCAGGGATGAATCCGCGGTCGGCGTCATCGGCGGATTCGACAATAGTGAAATGGCAGGCTCACAAGGTATCACCTACGGTGGCGGCGGCTGGAAGTCCGGGGATTGGTTGTGCACCAG GTCGGGCTGCAATCATCACAACTTCGCTAGCAGAAGGGAATGTTATCGATGCAAGGCACCAAAGGGATGCG GAGCCTAA
- the LOC135675794 gene encoding embryo-specific protein ATS3B-like, which produces MLNPMISFLLFFLLSSPSFLVSCGSEAVDPRPRALPSFKIQEIKAQLEEIGSACSYTVKIKTSCSSGRVTSDRISLAFGDAYRNEVYAPRLDDPSSAVFERCSTDTFKIQGPCGYGICYLYLRRDGYDGWTPEWVKVYEPRATRAITFYYGTPLPNGIWYGFNQCPKSSSSDRRMQI; this is translated from the exons atGCTCAACCCTATGATCTCCTTTCTCCTGTTCTTTTTGCTATCCTCGCCATCCTTTCTCGTATCCTGTGGATCCGAGGCTGTTGATCCTCGCCCGCGGGCGCTCCCGTCCTTcaagatccaagaaatcaaggcACAGTTG GAGGAGATTGGGAGTGCGTGCTCCTACACCGTGAAGATAAAGACCAGCTGCTCTTCCGGCCGCGTCACCTCGGACAGGATCAGCCTTGCTTTCGGCGATGCTTACCGCAACGAG GTTTATGCACCAAGGTTGGATGATCCATCATCAGCAGTGTTTGAACGTTGCTCCACCGACACATTCAAGATCCAAGGGCCATGTGGCTACGGAATTTGCTACTTATATTTGCGACGTGATGGTTATGATGGGTGGACACCGGAGTGGGTCAAGGTCTATGAGCCCCGTGCTACCCGTGCCATCACCTTCTACTACGGTACACCTCTCCCCAATGGCATCTGGTATGGCTTCAACCAGTGCCCCAAATCATCCTCTTCTGACCGCAGGATGCAGATCTGA